GATTCTTCTTGGTCAGTCCGGCAAAATAAACGCGATCCAGTTTGACAACACGATAGCCAAGGTGTTCAAACAAACGGCGCACAATACGATTTCGTCCGCTATGAATCTCTATTCCCACCTGCGAAAGATCGTCTTCTTTTACGTAACTGATGGCATCGGCATGTATCTCACCATCATCCAATTCTACACCGTCGGCTATTTTCTGCATGTCTTCAATGCTTACATCTTTATTGAGCCACACGTGGTAGATCTTCTTCTTCTTGAAAGACGGATGGGTCAGCTTAGAGGCAAGATCGCCATCATTTGTAATCAGAAGTACACCGGTAGTATTCCGATCCAAACGTCCTACCGGATATATTCTCTCAGGACAGGCATATCGTACTATATCCATTACTGTGGTACGGCATTCGGGGTCATCAGAAGTGGTCACACAATTTTTAGGTTTATTGAGCAGTACATAAACTTTACTCTCTATTTCCACTCTCTTATCCTTGTAGATTACCTCATCCTGACGTGTAATTCTTCTACCGAGTTCGGTCACGACTTCTCCATTGACCGTGATCTCTCCCTTTTCGATCAGCAGATCCGCTTCCCTTCGCGAGCAAACACCGGCATTGCTCAAGAACTTGTTCAGCCTGATCGGCTCATTCGGATCGGCCAATACCTCACGATACTTTACCGGCACAATCGGAGCTTTCGACTGTTTCTTTTTCTTCTTTTGCTGTGGAAGTGTCAGTGTTCTATTGCCACCCGAATACATCGGCCTTTCCGTATCCCGAAACTGACGGGGATAAGATGGTCCCGAACCACGTATATGCTCGTTGTCCATAGCACGATTGGCATCGTACTCTTTCTCAAAATGTCTGAGAGAATCACGTCTCTGCCCACGCTCTTCATTTTGGCGGTATGAAGCCGGATAAGCAGCGCGCTGCCCTTCCCGACTATATCGATTGTTGTACGAAGGAGCTTCAGAGCGGTTATTTCCTTCCCCTCCGGAGAAATCATCACGTCTGTACGATTGTGATCGACTGCTCTGCTGCTCACCGATACGTACTCGTCGTTTACGCTGTTGCAATTGATCCGTCGGTTCGGGTTTGGATGTAGCCCCTACTCTGGGAGTAGGTCTGAAACCTCCGCCTGAACTCATTCTTGACGAACGGAAAGGCGTAGGTTTTTCTATGTGCTTTTCCGAAGGAGAAATATCATCCTTGCTCGTATCTGCGAAAATATCGCGTTCTTCAGTTGTCATCTTTGATAGATTATTGCTTAGATTTTACACATACAACCTCACGGTTGCAAACTATGGATTTGTCTTTTTTGACTCTTTGGGTTACGAAAGTATGAAAATTTCAGATTCCCACGTAATTAGAAGGTGATATGCGGCGCATTTCCTCCTTCACGGTTTCATCAATATCCAATGCTTCGACAAAACTTGCAATGGATTCGGCTGTCACCGTCTCATTCGTACGCGTCAGAGCCTTCAACGTTTCGTATGGATTGGGATACCCTTCTCTGCGAAGAATAGTTTGTATAGCCTCAGCCACCACGGCATAGTTGTTCTGCAAATCCCGATCGAGAGCAGCTTCGTTGAGAAGCAGTTTGCCAAGCCCTTTGGCTATGCTCGTGACTGCTATAAGAGAATGCGCCAAAGGAGTTCCCACGTTACGAAGTACAGTGGAATCCGTCAGATCTCGCTGCAAGCGGGAAATAGGCAATTTGCGCGACAAATGCTCAAATATGGCATTTGCAATACCCAGATTGCCTTCGGCATTTTCATAGTCGATCGGATTCACTTTGTGTGGCATGGCAGAAGAACCGACCTCGCCGGCCTTGATCTTCTGTTTGAAGTACTCCATCGAAATGTACTGCCAGAAATCACGGCAGAGGTCGATCAGTATCACATTGATGCGACAGCAGGCATCAAATAAGGCTGCCATGTTGTCGTAGTTGGATATTTGTGTAGTGAGTTCTTCCCGTTCAAGCCCGAGAGAAGTTACAAACCGACGGCCGAAATCGCTCCAGTCATGATCAGGATAAGCCACATGATGTGCATTGAAATTGCCCGTAGCACCACCGAATTTGGCTGAATGAGGTACTTCCAGCAGCAAGTCGATCTGCTTGCGCAAGCGATAGACGAATACTTCTATTTCCTTTCCTAAGCGAGTGGGCGACGCCGGCTGTCCATGCGTTTTGGCCAGCATCGGGACATCTTTCCACTGAAGGGCATAAGCATGAAGCTGCTTCACCAGCTCCTGTAAAGCGGGCAAGTAAACCTCGGTCATTGCCTCGCGTATCATCATCGGGAAAGCCGTATTGTTTATATCCTGCGAGGTCAGACCGAAATGGATAAATTCTTTGGCATCTCGTATCCCCATGGCCTCGAACCGCTCTTTGAGGAAATACTCCACAGCCTTGACGTCATGATTCGTTACCGCTTCTATTTCCTTTACACGTACGGCATCCGTCTCGCTAAAGTCTTGGTATATACGGCGCAACTCTTCCTCTAAAGATGGAGGGCACACATCTTTCAGCGAAGGCAATTCATTGCAAAGAGCGATGAAATACTCCACCTCCACTTTTACACGATAGCGAATTAGAGATCCTTCTGAAAAATAGCGACTAAGTACTTCTACTTTGTTGCGATACCGGCCATCTATCGGAGAGATGGCTTGCAGGGCTTGGAAAGCAATCATTTGTTTTTATTCTGATATAATCGGTCGATGAAAGCAGCAAAGATAAAAAAAGATTTTTCTGACTAAACCTAATATCCGAAGCCTTTTCTCGCTCCTTCTTTATTAAGCCCCCGAATTGATTCTACAGCCTTTTCTCAATCGCAGGTCTTATCCCAAATAATTTCACCTCCGGTCGTACGCCAAACTTCTTTTCGAGCCAGAGCAAAGAAATAATCGCTCAGACGATTGATATAGCGCATCACAGGCTCCTCTACCAGTGCCTCTTCACTCAAGCGGTATATATGACGTTCGGCTCGCCGGCATACCGTACGGCAAACATGTGCCAAAGAGGCAGAACGGCTACCCCCCGGCAAGATGAAAGCCGTCATCTTGGGAATGGCATTGTCCAAACGATCTATTTCCTGCTCCACACGTTCTATCGTTTCGGGATGCACTCGACTCTCCACCATCAGCTCTCTGCTCTCCTGATTT
This genomic stretch from Porphyromonas gingivalis ATCC 33277 harbors:
- the purB gene encoding adenylosuccinate lyase, which translates into the protein MIAFQALQAISPIDGRYRNKVEVLSRYFSEGSLIRYRVKVEVEYFIALCNELPSLKDVCPPSLEEELRRIYQDFSETDAVRVKEIEAVTNHDVKAVEYFLKERFEAMGIRDAKEFIHFGLTSQDINNTAFPMMIREAMTEVYLPALQELVKQLHAYALQWKDVPMLAKTHGQPASPTRLGKEIEVFVYRLRKQIDLLLEVPHSAKFGGATGNFNAHHVAYPDHDWSDFGRRFVTSLGLEREELTTQISNYDNMAALFDACCRINVILIDLCRDFWQYISMEYFKQKIKAGEVGSSAMPHKVNPIDYENAEGNLGIANAIFEHLSRKLPISRLQRDLTDSTVLRNVGTPLAHSLIAVTSIAKGLGKLLLNEAALDRDLQNNYAVVAEAIQTILRREGYPNPYETLKALTRTNETVTAESIASFVEALDIDETVKEEMRRISPSNYVGI
- a CDS encoding pseudouridine synthase, which gives rise to MTTEERDIFADTSKDDISPSEKHIEKPTPFRSSRMSSGGGFRPTPRVGATSKPEPTDQLQQRKRRVRIGEQQSSRSQSYRRDDFSGGEGNNRSEAPSYNNRYSREGQRAAYPASYRQNEERGQRRDSLRHFEKEYDANRAMDNEHIRGSGPSYPRQFRDTERPMYSGGNRTLTLPQQKKKKKQSKAPIVPVKYREVLADPNEPIRLNKFLSNAGVCSRREADLLIEKGEITVNGEVVTELGRRITRQDEVIYKDKRVEIESKVYVLLNKPKNCVTTSDDPECRTTVMDIVRYACPERIYPVGRLDRNTTGVLLITNDGDLASKLTHPSFKKKKIYHVWLNKDVSIEDMQKIADGVELDDGEIHADAISYVKEDDLSQVGIEIHSGRNRIVRRLFEHLGYRVVKLDRVYFAGLTKKNLPRGKWRYLNEQEVNNLRMGAFE
- a CDS encoding cob(I)yrinic acid a,c-diamide adenosyltransferase; translated protein: MSKSMIYTRTGDKGTTSLVGGERVPKYHQRLECYGTIDELNSFIGLLMSEDLPEEDRHFLRTIQHKLFTVGSYLATNQESRELMVESRVHPETIERVEQEIDRLDNAIPKMTAFILPGGSRSASLAHVCRTVCRRAERHIYRLSEEALVEEPVMRYINRLSDYFFALARKEVWRTTGGEIIWDKTCD